The Epinephelus lanceolatus isolate andai-2023 chromosome 21, ASM4190304v1, whole genome shotgun sequence genome has a segment encoding these proteins:
- the LOC117247505 gene encoding myosin-1-like produces MSSDAEMSVFGEAAPYLRRPERERIECQNRPFDAKTAVYVVDPKELFVKGTLQSKEGGKATIKTDAGQVVTVKDDEFFPMNPPKFDKIEDMAMMTHLNEAAVLYNLKERYTAWMIYTYSGLFCVTVNPYKWLPVYNQEVVVAYRGKKRQEAPPHIFSISDNAYQFMLTDRENQSILITGESGAGKTVNTKRVIQYFATIAGCGDRKKDASGKLHGNLEDQIISANPLLEAFGNAKTVRNDNSSRFGKFIRIHFGTTGKLASADIETYLLEKSRVTFQLSAERSYHIFYQIMSNKKPELIETLLISTNPFDYPFVSQGEISVASIDDSDELMATDSAIEILGFTGEERIGIYKLTGAVMHYGNMKFKQKQREEQAEPDGTEVADKAAYLMGLNSADLLKALCYPRVKVGNEYVTKGQTVQQVYNSIGALAKSVYEKMFVWMVLRINQMLDTKQPRQFFIGVLDIAGFEIFDYNSLEQLCINFTNEKLQQFFNHHMFVLEQEEYKKEGIEWEFIDFGMDLAACIELIEKPMGIFSILEEECMFPKASDTTFKNKLYDQHLGKSNNFQKPKPVKGKAEAHFSLVHYAGTVDYSITGWLDKNKDPLNDTVVQLYQKASLKLLAFLYSTYSSSDDSSGGGSGGAGATTKKTAKKKGSSFQTVSALFRENLGKLMTNLRSTHPHFVRCLIPNETKTPGIMEHHLVIHQLRCNGVLEGIRICRKGYPSRILYGDFKQRYKVLNASVIPEGQFIDNKKAAEKLLGSIDVDHTQYKFGHTKVFFKAGLLGLLEEMRDEKLASLITITQALCRGFLRRKEYQKMTERRESIYIVQYNIRSFMNVKHWPWMKLYFKIKPLLRSAETEKEMAIMKVEFAKCKEDLAKAETKRKELEAKMVSLLQEKNDLCLQIHAESESLADAEERCEGLIKNKILLEAKAKELSERLEDEEEVNAELTAKRRKLEDECSELKKDIDDLELTLAKVEKEKHATENKVKNLTEEMSSLDDTIARLSKEKLALQEAHQQTLDDLQAEEDKVNCLTKAKVKLEQQVDDLEGSLEQEKKIRMEIERAKRKLEGDLKLTQESIMDLENDKQQLEDRLKKKDFEFSQLLSKIEDEQNVAVQSQKRMKEFQARIEELEEEIEVERVARAKVEKQRSDLSRELEEISERLEEAGGATAAQIEMNKKREIEFQKLRRDLEESTLHHEATAAVLRKKHADSVAELGEQIDNLQRVKQKLEKEKNEYKMEIDDLSSNIEVMVKAKVNYEKMCHMLEDQLSEYKTKYDENTRLITEVNAQRARLQNENGEFSRLLEEKEAILSQMSRGKLAFTQQVEELKRHVEEESKAKSALAHALQSARHDCDLLREQFEEEQEAKAELQRAMSKANSEVAQWRTKYETDAIQRNDELEEAKKKLAQRLQEAEEAIEAVNAKCSSLEKTKQRLQGEVEDLMADVERANAQAAGLDKKQRTFDKILSEWKQKYEESQAELDASQKESRSLSTELFKMKNSYEEALEHLEALQRENKNLQQEISDLTEQLGENGKAIHELEKSKKQTETEKTEIQTALEEAEASLEHEESKILRIQLELTQVKGEVDRRLAERDEEIEQMKRNHQRIVETMQSALDAETRSKNDAMRIRKKMETDLNEMEIQLSHANRQAAEAQKQLRNMQAHLKEQTLHLDEALRSQEDLKEQVAIVERRSSLLQAEVEELRAALEQSERSRKLAEQELADACERVGLLHSQNTSLLNSKKKLDADVSQLQSEVEDAVQEARNAEEKAKKAITDAAMMAEELKKEQDTSSHLERMKKNLEVSVKDLQHRLDEAENLALKGGKKQLQKLETRVRELEGEVEMEQKRAADTVKGIRKYERRVKELTYQTEEDKKTILRLQDLVDKLQLKVKAYKRQNEEAEEQATTHLAKLRKVQHELEEAQERADIAESQVNKMRTKSREFGKGAESE; encoded by the exons ATGAGTTCAGATGCTGAAATGAGTGTGTTCGGGGAGGCTGCCCCATACCTGAGGAGACCCGAACGAGAGAGAATTGAATGTCAAAACAGGCCCTTTGATGCTAAAACTGCAGTGTATGTGGTGGATCCAAAGGAGCTGTTTGTTAAAGGCACTCTGCAAAGCAAAGAAGGAGGCAAAGCCACCATTAAAACTGATGCAGGACAG GTTGTAACAGTGAAGGATGACGAATTCTTCCCAATGAACCCACCCAAGTTCGACAAGATCGAGGACATGGCCATGATGACCCACCTCAACGAGGCTGCCGTGCTGTATAACCTCAAAGAGCGTTACACAGCATGGATGATCTAT ACCTACTCTGGGCTGTTCTGCGTCACTGTAAACCCTTACAAGTGGCTCCCAGTGTACAACCAAGAGGTGGTGGTGGCCTACAGGGGCAAAAAGCGCCAGGAGGCTCCACCACACATCTTCTCCATCTCCGACAATGCCTATCAGTTCATGCTAACTG ATAGAGAAAACCAGTCCATCCTTATCAC TGGAGAATCTGGTGCAGGAAAGACTGTCAACACCAAACGGGTCATCCAGTACTTTGCGACAATCGCAGGGTGTGGGGACAGGAAGAAAGATGCCTCTGGAAAATTACAT GGGAATCTGGAGGATCAGATCATCTCTGCTAACCCACTGCTGGAGGCTTTTGGGAATGCCAAAACTGTCAGAAATGATAATTCTTCACGTTTT gGCAAGTTCATAAGAATCCACTTTGGGACCACGGGAAAACTGGCCTCCGCTGATATTGAAACTT ATTTGCTGGAAAAATCCAGAGTAACGTTTCAGCTGTCTGCAGAGAGGAGTTACCATATTTTCTACCAGATCATGTCCAACAAGAAGCCGGAGCTGATAG AGACTCTCCTCATCTCCACCAACCCCTTCGACTACCCATTTGTTAGCCAAGGGGAGATCAGTGTGGCCAGTAttgatgacagtgatgagctGATGGCCACGGAT AGCGCTATTGAGATCCTAGGCTTcactggagaggagaggattgGCATCTACAAGCTAACAGGTGCTGTGATGCATTATGGGAATATGAAATTCAAGcagaagcagagggaggagcaggCAGAGCCAGATGGGACAGAGG TGGCTGACAAAGCAGCTTATCTGATGGGTCTGAACTCCGCAGACCTGCTGAAAGCACTGTGTTATCCAAGAGTGAAGGTTGGGAATGAGTATGTGACCAAAGGACAAACTGTTCAGCAG GTCTACAATTCAATCGGTGCTCTGGCCAAATCAGTTTACGAAAAGATGTTTGTGTGGATGGTCCTCCGCATTAATCAGATGCTGGACACCAAGCAACCCAGGCAGTTCTTTATCGGAGTCTTGGACATCGCTGGGTTTGAAATATTTGAT TATAACAGTCTGGAACAGCTGTGCATCAATTTCACCAATGAGAAACTGCAACAGTTTTTCAACCATCACATGTTTGTGCTGGAGCAAGAGGAGTACAAGAAGGAAGGCATTGAGTGGGAGTTCATTGACTTTGGAATGGACTTAGCTGCTTGTATAGAGCTTATTGAAAAG CCAATGGGCATCTTTTCCATCCTTGAAGAGGAGTGTATGTTCCCCAAGGCATCAGACACCACCTTCAAAAACAAGCTCTATGACCAACATCTTGGGAAATCAAACAACTTTCAGAAGCCCAAGCCTGTCAAAGGCAAGGCTGAGGCTCACTTCTCCCTGGTGCACTACGCTGGCACTGTGGACTACAGCATCACAGGCTGGTTGGACAAGAACAAGGACCCACTGAATGACACTGTAGTTCAGCTCTACCAGAAAGCCAGCCTCAAACTACTGGCTTTCCTCTACTCTACCTACTCTTCATCTGATG acagtagtggtggaggaagtggtGGAGCTGGTGCTACTACAAAGAAGACTGCAAAGAAGAAGGGCTCATCCTTCCAGACTGTGTCAGCCCTCTTCAGG GAGAACCTGGGGAAGCTAATGACAAATCTCAGGAGCACCCATCCTCACTTTGTTAGGTGTCTAATTCCAAATGAAACTAAAACTCCAG GGATTATGGAACACCATCTGGTTATCCATCAGCTGCGATGTAACGGTGTGCTGGAAGGAATCAGGATCTGCCGGAAGGGCTACCCTAGCAGGATCCTGTATGGGGATTTCAAGCAAAG GTACAAAGTACTGAATGCTAGTGTGATACCTGAGGGACAATTCATTGACAACAAGAAAGCTGCTGAGAAGCTCTTGGGGTCTATCGATGTGGATCATACGCAGTATAAGTTTGGGCATACCAAG GTATTTTTTAAAGCAGGGCTCTTGGGTCTACTGGAAGAGATGAGGGATGAAAAACTGGCCTCTCTCATCACCATTACTCAAGCCTTGTGTCGAGGCTTTCTCAGAAGGAAGGAGTATCAGAAAATGACGGAGAGAAG AGAATCTATTTACATTGTCCAGTACAACATTCGCTCTTTCATGAATGTAAAACACTGGCCATGGATGAAGCTCTACTTCAAGATCAAGCCACTCTTGAGGAGTGCTGAGACTGAGAAAGAGATGGCCATCATGAAAGTAGAGTTTGCCAAGTGTAAGGAGGATTTAGCCAAAGCTGAGACTAAAAGGAAGGAACTGGAAGCCAAAATGGTTTCCCTGCTTCAGGAGAAGAATGACTTGTGTCTGCAGATTCACGCT GAAAGTGAGAGTCTGGCAGATGCAGAGGAAAGATGTGAGGGGCTGATCAAGAACAAGATTTTGCTGGAGGCCAAAGCCAAAGAACTCAGTGAGAGActggaggacgaggaggaggtgAATGCCGAACTGACCGCCAAGAGGAGAAAGCTGGAGGACGAGTGCTCTGAGCTGAAGAAAGACATTGATGACTTGGAGCTTACCCTGGCTAAAGTGGAGAAGGAAAAACATGCCACTGAAAACAAG GTGAAGAATCTGACTGAAGAAATGTCATCTCTTGATGATACCATCGCCAGACTATCCAAGGAGAAGTTGGCCCTGCAAGAGGCCCACCAGCAGACACTGGATGACCTGCAAGCAGAGGAAGATAAAGTCAACTGTCTGACCAAAGCTAAGGTCAAGCTGGAGCAACAAGTTGATGAT CTTGAGGGCTCTCTAGAACAAGAGAAGAAGATCAGAATGGAAATCGAGAGGGCCAAAAGGAAGCTTGAAGGTGATCTGAAACTAACTCAAGAATCCATAATGGATTTGGAAAATGACAAGCAACAGCTGGAGGACcgccttaaaaa AAAAGACTTTGAATTCAGCCAGCTCTTGTCCAAAATTGAGGATGAGCAGAATGTAGCTGTGCAATCTCAGAAGAGGATGAAGGAGTTTCAG GCCCGCATTGAAGAGCTGGAAGAGGAGATTGAAGTGGAGCGTGTTGCCAGGGCCAAGGTGGAAAAGCAAAGGTCTGATCTCTCCAGGGAGCTGGAGGAGATCAGTGAGAGGCTGGAGGAGGCTGGAGGAGCCACCGCCGCTCAGATAGAGATGAACAAAAAGCGAGAGATCGAGTTTCAGAAATTGAGGCGAGACCTGGAAGAGTCGACCCTCCACCATGAGGCCACTGCTGCGGTTTTAAGAAAGAAACACGCTGACAGTGTGGCTGAGCTGGGAGAGCAGATTGACAACCTACAGAGAGTCAAACAGAAactggagaaggagaagaatgaGTACAAAATGGAGATTGATGACTTGTCCAGCAACATAGAGGTCATGGTCAAGGCAAAG GTAAATTATGAGAAAATGTGTCACATGCTGGAAGACCAACTGAGTGAATACAAGACGAAATACGATGAGAACACTCGTCTGATCACTGAAGTAAATGCTCAAAGGGCAAGACTTCAGAACGAAAATG GTGAGTTTTCTCGTCTTCTCGAGGAAAAAGAAGCGATACTCTCTCAGATGTCGAGGGGTAAGCTTGCCTTCACTCAGCAAGTTGAAGAACTGAAGAGGCACGTTGAGGAAGAATCAAAG GCTAAGAGTGCCCTCGCCCACGCTCTCCAATCTGCCCGCCATGACTGTGATCTGCTGAGGGAGCAGtttgaggaggagcaggaggccaAGGCTGAGCTCCAGAGAGCAATGTCCAAGGCCAACAGTGAGGTGGCCCAATGGAGAACCAAATATGAGACTGATGCCATCCAGCGCAACGATGAACTGGAGGAGGCCAA GAAAAAGCTTGCCCAACGTTTGCAGGAGGCTGAAGAGGCCATTGAAGCTGTGAATGCCAAGTGCTCGTCTTTGGAGAAGACAAAGCAGAGGCTGCAAGGAGAGGTGGAGGACCTCATGGCTGATGTGGAAAGGGCAAATGCTCAAGCAGCTGGCCTGGATAAGAAGCAGAGAACGTTTGATAAG ATTCTGTCTGAGTGGAAGCAGAAGTATGAGGAGAGTCAGGCTGAGCTGGATGCATCACAGAAAGAGTCTCGCTCCCTCAGCACTGAGCTCTTCAAAATGAAGAACTCTTATGAggaagctttggagcatctCGAGGCCCTCCAACGAGAGAATAAAAATCTGCAAC AGGAAATTTCTGATTTGACTGAGCAACTTGGAGAGAATGGCAAAGCCATCCATGAGCTGGAGAAGAGCAAGAAACAAACTGAGACTGAGAAGACAGAGATCCAGACTGCTTTGGAAGAAGCTGAG GCGTCACTGGAACATGAAGAATCCAAAATTCTGCGTATCCAGCTGGAGCTCACTCAGGTCAAAGGAGAGGTTGATCGCaggctggctgagagggatgagGAGATCGAGCAGATGAAACGCAACCACCAGCGCATTGTGGAAACGATGCAGTCTGCCTTAGATGCTGAGACACGCAGCAAGAATGATGCCATGAGAATCAGGAAGAAGATGGAGACTGACCTCAATGAGATGGAGATCCAGCTGAGCCACGCTAATCGACAGGCAGCTGAAGCCCAGAAGCAGCTGAGGAACATGCAAGCCCACCTCAAA GAACAAACCCTTCACCTGGACGAGGCGCTGCGGAGCCAGGAGGACCTGAAGGAGCAGGTGGCCATTGTGGAGCGCAGGAGCAGCCTGTTGCAGGctgaggtggaggagctcagagctGCTCTGGAACAGTCAGAGAGGAGCCGCAAATTAGCTGAACAGGAGCTGGCTGATGCCTGTGAGAGAGTAGGGCTGCTGCACTCTCAG AACACCAGTCTCCTTAACTCCAAGAAGAAGCTGGATGCAGATGTCAGCCAGCTGCAGAGCGAGGTGGAGGATGCAGTCCAAGAGGCTCGCAATGCAGAGGAGAAAGCCAAGAAGGCAATCACTGAT GCAGCCATGATGGCAGAGGAGCTGAAGAAAGAGCAGGATACCAGCAGCCACCtggagaggatgaagaagaaccTGGAGGTGTCTGTGAAGGATCTGCAGCACCGTCTGGATGAGGCTGAGAACCTGGCTCTGAAGGGGGGCAAGAAACAGCTCCAGAAACTAGAAACTCGG GTACGTGAACTGGAGGGTGAAGTGGAGATGGAACAGAAAAGAGCTGCTGATACCGTCAAGGGAATCCGTAAATACGAGAGACGAGTGAAGGAGCTCACTTA